Genomic window (Drosophila ananassae strain 14024-0371.13 chromosome 3L, ASM1763931v2, whole genome shotgun sequence):
CCATTATCCTGATCTTTGCCATTCTGGGAATCTATGCAGCCGTCCGGGAATCCGTGGCTTTAGCCTCAGCGGTAAGTATCTCCAAACTGATATTGGCAAACAAGATACTACAATTGAAAACTTCTTCTTTCCCTCACAGAGTGCCGTGTTCCTGCTTATCCTGGCCATTCCCCAGATTGTGAGCACCTGCCTGGTCCTGCATCAGTATGATGTGAAGAGCGGACAAGAGGCAGTGGAGTTGGCGTGGCAGGCCAACAACATGGACGCACTGCAGCAGAAGCACGAGTGCTGCGGGAAGAGCAGCGCCCAAGACTACGTGCATCTTAGCCAGCTGATCCCGCCCAGCTGCTACCTCGATCTCCAGCAGACTCCAGATCATCTATTCTTGGACGGATGTATTGAGAAGCTGCAGAGCTTCTACGAGAGTGACAAGATGCGCTTCATTATCGTTTCCTGGGTCTTGGTGGCCTTTGAGGTGGGTCTATATAGAACTATGTTTATAAGTGCgtttctataatattttaaactttctCCTTTTAGTTAA
Coding sequences:
- the LOC6495537 gene encoding protein late bloomer, with protein sequence MGCATTTVKITAIALNAILGFLAIGAIGWIAYNADTETKAFVITAYITCAIILIFAILGIYAAVRESVALASASAVFLLILAIPQIVSTCLVLHQYDVKSGQEAVELAWQANNMDALQQKHECCGKSSAQDYVHLSQLIPPSCYLDLQQTPDHLFLDGCIEKLQSFYESDKMRFIIVSWVLVAFELICCALAVFLAISFKNKQRRMEF